The genomic interval TTATTTCACCCATAAAATATCAGACGCAACCGCAATGGCTTACAGGATTTATTTTTATTCACAGGACCGTAAATACTGTTATGTAGGCAACAATACTCCTTCCACCACATCAATTTATAGGCAGGTTTATTTCAGCCTGCTTTCAAGCCCTTCAGAATATACCGCGGCAGAAGTGCTGTTAAACGTCAATAAAATAGTATTTGTTTTAAAGTACAGATCTAACGGGATATCACAAAAAGACATCAACTTTCACATAGACGATATAGGAGTAAGCCCCGAATAGATAATACAAAAAAAGCCGCGGCAGGCGCTTAACCTGCCGCGGCTTTTTTAATTAACGGATTATTTTATTCCCAGTTCTTTCACCCTTGCCTCGCACATCTTTTTTGTTTTAACATCCTGCCAGTAAAATGTTTTAGAAACCGGCGCGTTAAGCACCTCTTTATACAACACTGCCGCCTTCTCTTTTTCATTTGTGTCATTCATGGCGTCAGCAAGGAACAATTTTGCTATAAGAGAATCTTCAATTTTTAACGCTTCCGCAATCAGTTCTTTTGCCTTGTTTTTATCCGGCCATGTGATAACAAAAGGAATACTAGGAGCTTTCCAGTGAAGCCTTCCAAGCACCAGAAGCGCTGCGGCCTTATTGGACCCGTCAAGTTTTATCGTTTTTTCGCTGTATTTTTTTATCTTATCCGCAATACCATTTGAAGCGGATTCAAAAAGGTCTGACATATCCCCTTTTCTTGCCCACATAAGCGCAAGGCAGTAATTATAAACCTCTGACTTTTCCGGATCAAGCCCGCTTTTTTCTATAAGCGCGATAACATCCGCATACGCCTTTTTCTTTTCATCCACAGACCCGATATCCATGTGATGGTATTTGTAATTGGCGCACTTTGCCAGCTGATAATACACATTTTCGGGTACGCCTTCTTTTCCAGCAGCTTCAACCGCCTTTTTATACAAAACATCAGCGGAATTAAGAAGTTTTACCGCTTCTTTTACATCTGTTACGGAATTAATTTTTGATAATATTACATCCGCCTGTAAAACAGGATTCATTTCCGCATATTTTGCCTGAATATTAAATACAGACAGCAAAAACAGTAATACAAGTACAATAATCATCCCTGTTTTTCTCATAAAACCTCCTATACATCCTGAACCTGAACACTTTGCCTACTGTTCTTCTTTTTCAGGTTCTATTTTTTTCTGGACAAAAACATTCCGTTCTATTGTTTTTAGGGCCGTCTTATCCGCCATGACAAGCATAACATCCCCGGATTCTAAAACCGTGCCGCCGTCCGGTATTATAAACTGTTCATCCCTTGAAATAAGGGTCACAAGCGCGCCCTTTGGTATGCCTATTTCAAAAAGCCTTTTTCCCACCGCGACCGAACCAAAAGGTATCATGACTTCATTTAAGTCCGCGTTAACGCCGGCAAGCGCATCCATTTCAATCGGGGCTTTCTTTCTGTTTTTAAGCGGTTCTTCAAGCCCAAGCCACCGCGAGACAAGAGAAATTGTACTTCCCTGCAGAAGCGCGGATAATAATACGGTAAAGAAAACTATATTAAATATTTTTTCCGCGCCCGGCACCCCGGCAGTAAGTGGAAATATGGCCAATATAACCGGAACAGCGCCCCTTAATCCCACCCAGGATATCATCAGTTTTTCTTTAATATTAAGTTTGGAAAAAGAAAGGCATGCAAAAACAGCCGCCGGCCTTGCCAGAAAAATAAGCACTATACCCGCTATAATTCCATCCCCCGCTACAGGTATAATTTTAGACGGAAAAACAAGCAGCCCCAGCATAAGGAATATTACAATCTGCATAAGCCACGCCACGCCGTCATGAAAACGTATCAGGTTATTTTTATGGATAAAAGTCCTGTTGCCAAGGACAATACCGGCCGCGTATACGCTTAAATAACCGTTGCCTTTTATATGCGTCGTCACCATGTAAAGGATTATTACAAGCGCCATTGTCAGCACCGGATAAAGCCCGTCATATTCAAGGTTGATACGGTTAATGAATTCAACCATAAGCCTGCCGAACACCACACCGGCGGCAAGCCCTATTGCCATTTCAATAAAAAAGGACGGGATTAAAGATAGCGGCGAAGAATGGCTTCCGGTCATTACGCCTATTATGCCAACCGTTAAAAAGACAGCCATAGGGTCGTTGCTTCCGGATTCAAGTTCTAACAGCGGCTTTAAATTA from Candidatus Goldiibacteriota bacterium carries:
- a CDS encoding potassium/proton antiporter — translated: MQYSYESIIFVAALLLLVSVVLSKASDKIGLPTLLIFIVIGMTAGSEGVFGIHFDDNEIAKGIGIAALSMILFYGGMDTKWVMIKPVLKEGVLLATLGVLMTAGITGGLLYFVLKMPLIDSMLLGAIVSSTDAAAVFSILRSKGINLKGNLKPLLELESGSNDPMAVFLTVGIIGVMTGSHSSPLSLIPSFFIEMAIGLAAGVVFGRLMVEFINRINLEYDGLYPVLTMALVIILYMVTTHIKGNGYLSVYAAGIVLGNRTFIHKNNLIRFHDGVAWLMQIVIFLMLGLLVFPSKIIPVAGDGIIAGIVLIFLARPAAVFACLSFSKLNIKEKLMISWVGLRGAVPVILAIFPLTAGVPGAEKIFNIVFFTVLLSALLQGSTISLVSRWLGLEEPLKNRKKAPIEMDALAGVNADLNEVMIPFGSVAVGKRLFEIGIPKGALVTLISRDEQFIIPDGGTVLESGDVMLVMADKTALKTIERNVFVQKKIEPEKEEQ